aaatatttcaaaggCCATTAAGATAAATGGGAAATTGAATTCAGAATAATACAAACAATAAGatacatataaaagaaagCTTGTTCTCATACCAACTTTTCAGTGCCTTCATTGAATTTACTACAATACTCCTCAAACTTGCACTGACACACCTCGACTTTTAAcacatttttatgttttaaaaccACTATCCCATGACTAATAACCAATCCATcaatataaaagataattatttataatttttaaatttgcgCACACATCGGGTGTGCCATGTACTGCTAATTCTATTAAAAGAAAGCCTACTTGAAGTGCAGAAAAATAGATCTGACTCTTATGGTCAAgttcatcaaatcaaatactGCTACCATTACAGATCATGCAAGTCCGCAATAAGAACAGGACTCATAAATCAATAAGATGAGATAAATGATCAACCAAGAAATTCAACCAATAAAAAGTATCTGATGGGAAATGTTAATACAGGAGAGGTGGATGTAGAAAAAGAATCTACATTGATGTACAATGTAAGTTCCTCAGCATGTGTGCCAAAAGTGTGATACATAATCTGGTTATTCACCAAAAGCTAATTCGCAGGAGCTAgaaggaattaaaaataaatggagGACGATCAGAAtggagaaaaaatgaagacCAATTTCACGCTGTCAAAACCTGTCATACTGCATTTTACAGCTCTACTCTGTTAGAACATTTTACATATCCTGATGCTTCAAGAAAAAAGCAACCATAACtaccaattttttcttgatcttttcTACCGGTTTGGTCACGGAAAAGTCTGCTCAGTTCCTATGGAAAGGGATGGCCGAACCATCAAGTTTCCCACATTAAGAAaacttttggcttaaaaaCCATGGCATGATAAACAATACACCAATTTCTCTGGTTTTAGTTGAATTGGCATTTTAGTTGCATTGGAATTATCTAGTATCATAACTAAGAATATATATCGTTGCATTAAAGATCACTACAATAGAATATTTGCATTCTTAATAGAAGTGTCCTGCTGTTCAAGCAGCAGTATGgcaatcacataaaaattctCAGAAGAAAAGACTAATTCACATCATATTATCAAGCAGAATACCTTAGAGCATTCCTCCCCACAAAAGGATGGGCTTTCATCATCAAAATCTTCGGCAGTGGTCCCTTTAGTGCAATGTGCATGAACTGCAAAACAGTAAAAGTTGCGGACAATCAGTGCAACAAGTACCTATTATATACTTTAGAAACAAGGAGATTGTAGATTTTTGGGACAATCTAATAACTGGAAGGGGTAAAACAAGCTTACATTTTTCCTCACACAAACAGCATGTGAGCAATTCAGATAATAAATTGCAATCGCCATCAGTAGTTGAGGTACTTCCACAGGCCATTCCACAAAATTTGCATGAACAGTAAACACAGTGCCAATCTCCAGAAGGAACCTGAGGCGAGAGAATTACGAGTGTgtatcatttgaattttgtaGCTGTCATAATATCCCATACGAGTCAAACTAAAAAGTATAGGCATTTCATCTTCTAAAGGATACTATacaatcatttaaaaaatcacatatcCAATATTCTACGTTTGACTACCAATGAAATGACAAATAATAGCAAATTTGGAGGATATTCTATGATATAACAAAGCATGAGAGTTGCTTTGCAGGTTGAGCGTCGAGCATCCAACCTAGTTTCTGGTTTAAGAATCACAACAAACATCAAAGAAATATGAATACAAGCTTTCAGGCTATTCAAAGTAAACAGTTAATGCTACAAAGTGTGGAGCAAGCAATTATACATGAAAATCAAGTTTGTAAAATGCTACAAATTGGGGCATGTAATGTATTAAAGAGTTAAtggaaaacaacaaaaaaagaagagcaaGCGAAAAAGGTCCGGCATCGTACTTTAATACTTAAACAGCCATGATGGAAAGTCGATGGACAACTGTCACAACAGATCAAGTCACCACCATCACCACACACATTGCATGTATCATCATTGGGATCATCACCTTCCACATCGACACAAACAAAACCAAGATTATTAGTTTCAACGTGTTTTTTCCAGGAATCTACTAGGCACTGAAAAAGAGAATTCCCGGAATCAAGATATATGTCCTGATACGGTTTTCCCGGTGTACTTTCAGCATGAGACTCAAAGTCCCGAATAGTGTGTGTTATATTACAACAGTCGCAACAGATTCCTTCCTTCAGAACCCTTCCTTCAAGTAGTATCTTTTTACCCCTCCCTCTCTTATACTTCACCTTCCCACCAAGCGGAACCGTTCCCAAATCAATCATCCATGAGAGCAAGGTGCGTTTTCCCTCGTATAGTTCATAGTTATTACCATCAGACCCATCACGAGGTCTACGTGCCAACAAAATTCGTTGTTTGCCCCGACCTGATCTTGATTTAATCCTTCCCTCTAAGGATTTACTTTTAGATGGCTCCTTCTTTGTCATTCTTTTTACAGTCTTTCCTGCACTATTCTTCACTTTGCCTGCTTTCTTGCCTTTCGTAGTGATTCGAAACAGCATGCTAAGTGTCTCCTCTGGTATAGGACTAAATGCTGAAACATCTCTATCCTCTGCATTTCCCTCATCAATCTTCTCCTTAAGCTTTTTGTAAGCCAATGTAACTGACCAGTGAGTTCTTCCTTCCCGGTCAACATAAACAGCGTCCTGGTAATCTTTGGATTGCCTCTGCCTGTATTCAACAGTCCATCCAGCCTTCTTAAGCATGGCAACTATTTGATCCCTCACTAACTGCTTCTGTTCCCTAAGCCCCAGGTCGTTTCCTTCAGCACACCCCACTGTGACTTTCTGCAGCATTACACCATTCTCTAAATCGTTAGTAGCAAAATTTAACCTCTTTGCTGGACCCCCCTTTGCAGATTGCATGTGATCGCTATTTTTCTTaacattttttcttgtaatcaCCAACCCCGTACTCCCATTCTCAGTCTTGCGTGGCCTTCCCCGCTTTCGCTTCATTTTTGGCCTTCCTCGACCTCGACCAGTCCCATTAGGACTCTCGCCAACCTTCTTCCGCTCCATTACCTTGCCGTCTTTCTTCCTATAACTCAAAGAGGAAATCTCACGTTTACCTTGCAGTTTTGGGGGCCTCCCCCTCCTACCCTTCTTTGGATGACTCGGCAACACGGAAACCTCACATTTACCTTCCTTTTTTGGGGGCCTCCCTCGCCTACCCttcatctttttccttttctgcaAAACAGGAACCTTATTTTCATCCTTATCCTCCACAGCCAGCGCCTTACTTTCATCCTTATCCTCCATCTTTACTATTTCCATCTTAATCACTTGCTTTTCACCATCACTCATGGCCAATGTCCTTGACCTCGAAACCCGCCCGGTTTTAGGTAAACCATCAGACCCCTCATTCCCCTTATCAGTTGAATTCTTCTTCtcaaccctttttctttttctctcaacTGGTTCTTTGTTCAGATCAATCAACTCATCTTCAACTTCTCCACTCCCCTCTCCCATCTTAACCAATATAAATTCCAAATCCTGCCCAAAACAAATCACAAACCGAAGAAAAACCCAGAtgagaaaaagtaaataaaaaccCAGCATCATGCAAACTCcataacaaaagaaacaaagaaaaatataaaaagagaatataCGAAGAGAAATCTTACCAATGGCAACAGAAATATGCAAGAAAAACGTAACCGAGGCGATACGTACAGATGAGTTGTATCTATATTCTAAGGCTTCTGCATAGCaaattgagagagagaaagagagaccACCAGACAGGGTTTAATTTTTAACGTGTACAGGGGATTTTGGGGAGAGggctttatatttattgtggtattctttttaatttattgatctCTGCGGGGCGGGATTGTAATTTAGAATCGGACAAGATTACCCAAATTTTCCCTCCATTATTGCTGCTCTTcccattaaaaatatttttgaatttcagaAACAGAGTTGACTATTTTGACTTTGtccttttctcttcttcttctccttctttcaatttgatttttgggGGTTTTTATCAACCCTAATTTATCATTTGCATACATACATTCTTGgggattaatttatagtttttccAAATCTTTTCTCGCCACTaatttccaatttttcaaaaatatttggctataatatatgtaaaagatcaaataagatttaatttaataacgTCACaggtataataaatatattatttgatatttaatttaagattgcgcgataaaaaattaacgcaTTAACTTTGTAATAGCTAATAAAGAATGCTCTCCTCCCATGGAGTTGGTGTAATTAAACGTATACctactataatttaaaaaattatatttagtatttgatatttgatttcgtctaataaataaatttttttattaataaaaaaaataattaaatttgctgatattaataaaaaaaaataaaaattgatacttGTCATCAAtcgatttattataatttattgcaagtcaaataatttttttccgactaaattacttttgtaattgtgaagatatacctcattATATTCATTAACGTGTAGAGACGTACGggggtaatttgattataaaaaaaatcatttaaccagtaataaatcaataataagtcaattggggataaacatagattttttattcgatttatttgttcatataagcaaattaaatgaatttgacagtcgaatgaatttatttgttagacaaaagaTACTTCAAATATGgtagatgtaattttaaaaatcatacaaaatttatgtgtaattacacaaaattttagaagaggagagtgtaattatccataaagattaaaataattcagtTGATACTTAATCCTAAATGATAATTTACTCTccaataaagaaacaaaaaatagcaatttactcctcatgcgttaattaaaataaagtaatttagcCTCTTATTTatgagataaattgcttcattttagaaatacagagggataaattgctgcaatttaaaatacatatgaggaaaattgctaatattttcataagagaataaattattcatttataatatcataaaaaggtaaattgcatttttctcccGAGTCAGTATGCAGTAAAGTAATTAAGTATATGGATAATTATGAATTCTATAccatcataataaaataagatttattaTCTATTAACAGAAAAGTAGTTTTATTGCaaccaataataatttattgttaattttaccCTATGTGTTTATATACAAACATAGGTTGTTGTGGATTAAGACACATGATACTCACACTCAATCCATACTTACATCATTAGATAAAAGTTGTACGTTATTTTCCATCTACCAAAATAAACTATCAATACGGCCCATTTAAAAGTGTAGAAGCGGGCTTTCCAGATTGACAGGCCCACCAATGGTAGCCAAGACAGTGTTGGAGGTCGCCGATGTCGAATGTTGCCACCGTCACGGCCACCACGAAATGCTGCCGTAAAATCAGATATGGAAGCCCTACGCTCCGAGAATGGACGCCTCTGGCAATTGCTTGAGAAAAATCTTAcgtaatttttgaattaatgttttgggtgttttggagataaagagagaaaaatagagataagttagtatcattatgtttggttttgtttttaacttgtttttgggtattttgtggagatagagagagaaaaacaaagataaataaaaataagttagagatagtgtgtatgtttggatttgtttttggaaataatataaaataagtatgttatgTTGATGTTGGGTTAGtggggagacaaaaaatactgttcattgtcaaatcatgtctcttttatatatatttatatatatatgtataaaaatatatataatttatttagttgtgagtggattaaaataaatattatttcctaattatatatgtatggaaatgaaaaaaataatttatgtaaatacacttttaaaaataattaaatgcattctaataatggattaacaatattttttgttagttgttCTATTCaaggtgataaatttaaatacattattcaaataatgtaatatatgaattaaccgcgtagaataattatattattttatattttttaaaatttttaattatcaaaataagcAATGGCAAACATTGCTTctgttttgggccatctctgagatggcccaaaactgaaaccaaacataaggTTTGTTTCTTAGACGTTTTGTTTTAGGATATCGATTGGGCCAAACACtgtcttaaatttatttgaatttatctacaataaaaataacatattatttaattatttttactttgagttattaaattttaattttacaagaaCTCGAAATGCTATATAGattataataagaaataaaataaatttattattttacatattaagCCATAAGGCCATTCgcgatttaaaaaaaaaggtataagGCTATTTTCGGCcatttaaatagaattttcGAATTTACTGGAGTATTTAAAGGTTTTAATAGTAAGAGGTGTTTTTGATACCATTATTAAGAGTACATTGTTTACTTTTTGTATTTGAGATAAATGGTTAATAAGGTTGAGTTGGATAAAATATGGCATAAGAAAATATGACTATTATTGTTGGTGTTTGTTGAATTAGAACGTGGGATAAGACCGGATTATACGATCATACACCTAAAATTAGATAAGTTATCAATCTTTAATCGGGGCCTGTTCATGAATTGCTAACGGGTaactatttttacaataaCAATCGTAGACTCAATCCAcctttttcaaactttttagACACCCTTTGATATATGAGCATCAAACTAGacgtaattaaaaaataataataatttaccattATATTACCATATTGGTAGTATTAATTACACACAGTGTATGTACAAAAAGTTGAGACTTATTTTCAATtgggatataaaaatgatgtatGTTTGAAGGAGGAAGAATTATATTCTTCCTATGACaacaagacaaaaagaaaggaacataatgtttggttttatttttaacttgtttttgggtattttgtggagatagagagagagaaacaaagataaataaaaataagttagagatagtgtgtatgtttggatttatttttagagataatataaaataagtatggtatgtttgatgttgggtagttgggagacaaaaaatactgtttgttgtcaaatcatgtctcttttttatatatatttatatatatatatatgtataaaaatatatataatttatttagttgtgagtggattaaaataaatattattttctaattatatatgtatgaaaatgaaaaataataatttatgtaaatacacttttataaataattaaatacactCTAGTAAtggattaacaatattttttgttagacgTTCTGTTcgaggtgataaatttaaatatattattcaaataatgtaatatatgaattaaccgcgtaagattgttataattgtatttttaaaatttttaattattccaatgatgtagaaaatattacgtacaaaatattaagtggttaaaataaaatatatttgtatttaaaaatcaaatataaatctcacgggaaaaaatattatacatctAACATGTATATCAACTCTCTAATgcatccttcaattttttataatttgaaaatccacataaataataacacCAA
The window above is part of the Sesamum indicum cultivar Zhongzhi No. 13 linkage group LG2, S_indicum_v1.0, whole genome shotgun sequence genome. Proteins encoded here:
- the LOC105155378 gene encoding increased DNA methylation 1, with protein sequence MGEGSGEVEDELIDLNKEPVERKRKRVEKKNSTDKGNEGSDGLPKTGRVSRSRTLAMSDGEKQVIKMEIVKMEDKDESKALAVEDKDENKVPVLQKRKKMKGRRGRPPKKEGKCEVSVLPSHPKKGRRGRPPKLQGKREISSLSYRKKDGKVMERKKVGESPNGTGRGRGRPKMKRKRGRPRKTENGSTGLVITRKNVKKNSDHMQSAKGGPAKRLNFATNDLENGVMLQKVTVGCAEGNDLGLREQKQLVRDQIVAMLKKAGWTVEYRQRQSKDYQDAVYVDREGRTHWSVTLAYKKLKEKIDEGNAEDRDVSAFSPIPEETLSMLFRITTKGKKAGKVKNSAGKTVKRMTKKEPSKSKSLEGRIKSRSGRGKQRILLARRPRDGSDGNNYELYEGKRTLLSWMIDLGTVPLGGKVKYKRGRGKKILLEGRVLKEGICCDCCNITHTIRDFESHAESTPGKPYQDIYLDSGNSLFQCLVDSWKKHVETNNLGFVCVDVEGDDPNDDTCNVCGDGGDLICCDSCPSTFHHGCLSIKVPSGDWHCVYCSCKFCGMACGSTSTTDGDCNLLSELLTCCLCEEKFHAHCTKGTTAEDFDDESPSFCGEECSKIFEQLQVLLGVRHELGGGFSYTVLQHRVVNDDASRNGDSSTVESNSKLAVAFTVMDECFQPIIDERSGTNMIHNVVYSCGSNIKRLNYDGFYTIILEKGDELVSAASIRIHGSRLAEMPFIGTRYMYRRQGMCSRLLAATEMVLCSLGVEKLVIPAISELNETWTKVFGFVPLEESKRQELRYMSMIVFPGIDMLQKPLSGHQDNKGLMNSAGCTEVTAEDQNMQENPASDSKSQSDVKIQNQFEAAPVKSSANARVASATESTEVETHNQNTQEEQIDDTGVLAASDLDLSPRLKIENNNDAAVESGDPTAVSSFNEADTKFGTVNDGEALDTGNCLNQIDTNADRNDEVPQSAAETNSCSNGLLSENEKIVNCNHHDILEENPMKRRRILRDRGALSQRNR